The DNA segment CAGCATCAGGGCCTCGTAGGCTGCCTTGGAGCCCAGCACCATATTGGCCAGATCGGGCACCGGCGGGATCGACAGGCCTTCGGCACCGCCGGTGACCGACGACCAGTTCAGGGCGATGATCCGCACCACTTCGGCGAAGGCGAGCGAGGACAGGATGAAAAACGGCCCCTTGAGCCGCGCGCAGATCAAGGACAGAACCGCGCCGGCGACAGCTGCGGCAATCGCGCCGGCGAAAATACCAAGCCACGGCGTGACGTTGTAGTTCAGGAACAAAAACGTCGAGGTGTATGCGCCGATGCCGAAAAACGCGGCGTGTCCAAACGAGATCAATCCGGCGCAACCGCCCGCAATGTTCCAGGCGAGCGCCAGGCCCGCAAAGAGAAACGAGAGCACGACGACGTCCTGTAACGTCGGCGCGATACCCAGGGCTACCCAGGCGATGCAGCTGACAAGCAGGATGATTTCAGACCAGGAGATGCGCCCGCGCTGCGGCAGTGCAGAAATCTGCTTTAGGACGCCTCGCCTTGCTGTCGCTACCGTCATCCGGCGCTACTCGTTCATTCCAAGTGTCGCCGCGCCCTTCTGGCCGAACAGTCCGTTAGGCCGGAAGATCATGACCAGCAGGAACAGCAGAAAGAAGAACAGCTGCCCGAAGGCTGGCGCGACATAATAGGAACTGACGGATTGCACCACGCCGACGCAAAAACCACCAAGCAACGCGCCCTCGATGCTGCCCATACCGCCGAGCACCACGATCACGAAAGCGATCAGAACGAAGTTGAGCCCAACCGTCGGGAACACCGAGAACAGCGGCAGCATCACGCAAGCAGCTAGCCCGACCAGCGCGGAACCGGCGGCAAAAGTAATCAGAAAGATTTTGGGAACCGCGATCCCCATTAGCTTGGCGGCTTCGCCATCCTGCACCGTGGCGCGGATCGCCTTGCCGAGGAAGGTGCGCTTGATCACCCATTGCAGGATGACGGTGCACAGAAGTGTAACGATAAAGCCGAGCAGAAGCTCGCCCTTGATGTAGATGCCGCCGATCGAGATCGAGCGCGCGAAGATCGGTGGCACATCGCGAAGGTCCGCGGTCATGGCCATCAAGGCAATGTTCTGAAGAAAGATCGACAGCCCCATGGTGGCGAACACCACCACCAGATGCGGCTTCGCCAGCGCCGAACCGATGACAAGCCGATAGACCAGCGCGCCGAACAGAAACATCGCGGGCACGACCGCAATCGCCGCGAAATAGGGATTGAGGCCCAAAAGCCGGCTGAACGCCCAGGCGCCGTACATGGCGATCATCAGGAATTCGCCATGCGCGAAGTTGACCACCCGCAGGACACCAAAGATCAGCGTCAGCCCGATGCTCATCAACGCATAGACACTGCCGATCAAAAGGCCGGAGATCACAAGCTGGCCGATCGTGTTCACGCGCGTCTTTCGCCGAGCGGGTGAGCTACCTCAGCGGCGGGATACGAAATCAACGCTTGCTCCAGTCCGGCAACGGCACCATCGCCGGCGGTTGGGTTGCCAGTTCCGGCGGATAGACTTCTTCGTTGCCGGCTTTGGTCCACTGCCAGACGCCGATCGAGGCGCGCAGATTCTGGCCGGCGTCCTTGGGATCGTCCGCCCAGTCGAAATTGGTGAACTTGACGCCGCTGCCGTTGACAAGCGATCCCTCGGGCAGATCGAGCTTCAGCGCGACCTCGCGTAACTCGTCCGGCTCGAAGGTCTTGGCCTTCGGCAACACCTCGGTGAACAGGGCCCAGACTGCAGAGAACCCGGCCGCCGCGTGCCCGGCCGGCGGTCGCTTCAGCTTGGCCTCATAGCGCTTGTAGAATTCTTCCGCGACCTTCTTTGTCTCCGGGGTCAGCACCGCGGCATTCACCTTCGGCGGAAAATCGGCGACGCAAATGCCGACGACGGCATCACCAATCGAATCCCGCAAGTCGGGCGACGAGTACCCGGCGCTGACGCCGATGAAGGCTGCGACGTTGAAATCGAGCTCCTTGGCCTTGCGCTGGAACAGGATCGCATCGTTAGGGAACGAGATCGCAATCACGATATCGGGCGCGACGTCCTTCAGCTTCTGCACGATCGGCGTCATGTCAGTCGCGGTCTGGTCGTAACCTTCGTCGTAGGCAAGCTTGACACCCTTGCTCTGCGTATAGGCGCGGATGCCGTCGCCGACCGATTTTCCAAACGCGCGATTTTCCCACAGCAGCGCGATCTTCAGCGCATCAACCGGCTTGTTCAGCCGCTTGGCGAGGTCGTTGAGGATGAAGTCGACAGCCGCCTGGCCGTATTTGCGTGCGGGCGCGCCGACCTGGAACGTGTGTTTGAAGCCGCGGCGGGTAATGACTTCGGCAGCGCCAGTGGTTTCCCAGTGGAAAACGCCGTGACGCTCGGCGGCCTGGCTCACGGCGATCGCGATCGGCGATGCGAACGAGCCGGTCGTGATCTTGATGCCGTCCTTGGTAATCAGCCGCTCGGTTTCGCTGATCGCCGCGTTCGGCGTGTTGGCGTCGCCCTGGAGGTATTCGATCTTGCGGCCCTGGACGCCGCCGCGCTCGTTGATCATGTCGCGGGCGATCTGCATGGCCTCCCAGTTCTCAAGGCCGTTTTTGGCGAGCGGGCCCGTCAACGGCAGCAGAACACCGATCCGGATGTTCTCTTGCGCCTTCACAGGCAATGGCGACGCCGCCAGCAGCAGAGACGCCAGGATAATGCCGATACGCTCGATGCCCCTCATGATCAGCTCCGCTTCGCGCCATTGCGAATACAAAAGCCTAACAACGCGACTTGCATGCAGCAATCGAATTTTTGCGATATGATCTATTCAAAGATCGTATACGTTGTCGCAGTTAGGCGCGCGTCATGGACCAGCGGAAAATCAGATATTTCTTCTCGGTGATCGAACACGGCAATCTTTCGAGCGCCGCGCAATCGTTGCGTGTGTCGCAGCCGACCTTGAGCCGGCAAATCCAGGCCATCGAGCACGAATTCCAGACGCCGCTGTTCGTGCGCGGCGGCCGCGGCATGCTCCTCACCGAAGCCGGCCGGCAACTTCATGAAGGCTTGCAGAGCATCGAGCGCCAGTTGCGCCTACTCAAGACCGACGTTGCCGCCGTGTCAGTCGAACCTTCAGGCGAAGTTGCTTTCGGCATTCCGCCCTCCCCGCGTGGATTGATCGCGGTGCCGTTGGTCAAGCAGTATCACCGCTCCTATGCACGCATCGCCATCCGCCTCGTCGAAGAGACCAGCGGCCAGTTGCGCGATCTCGTCGCGAACGGTGTCCTCGACCTTGCGATCACCAATACGACCGAGCCGTCGCACGGGACGGTCTCACAGATTCTCGGCCGCGAGCGCCTGGTGCTGGTGGGTCCGACCGACGCAAAACTCTCGATGCGCAAGGACACGCATATCGGGAAGCTCGGCGACCTGCCGCTGATCCTGACCATGCGTCCGAACAGCTTGCGCCTGATGGTGGAAGACCGGCTCGGGGTGCACGGGCTGACCGCCAATGTGCGCGTCGAAGCCAACACGCTTCCCCTGACGACCGACCTCGTGATCGCCGGCCTCGGCTACACCGTACTGCCGATGTGCGGCGTGGGCGATTTGTTGAAGCAGGGACGCGTATCCGCAAGTCCGGTCTCGGACCTGTTCGTCACCTGGCTGGTGGCGCGACCCAAATCGCGACCGCTCGGCGTGGCGGCCGAACGCTTTCACGACATTCTTTGCGAGTTCAGCCGCAAGTTGATTGCCAAAGGCGTCTGGCAGGAAGTCTGACGGCCGCGGTCAGAGGTGCGAGAACATCGGCTTGCCCGGTACATCCAGTTGCGCCTTCAGGATCGAACCGCTGCCGGATTCCGTGATGAACAATGTTTTGTTGTCTGCGCCGCCGAACGCCATGTTCGTCGTATGAGGTTCGGCGCAGCTCCGGATGCGATAGACCGGCTCGCCGAGCGCATCGACTGCCCACACCGCGGCCATGCCGACATGCGCTATGAACAACCGTCCCTCGGCGTCGAGCGCCAGACCGTCCGGCCCGCCCCAACCGCCTGAAAGCTGGATGTAGACTCCGACCTTGGCGACGCCGCCGTCGGGATTGAGCGGCACGCGCCAGACGCAATTGCCGCGTGTCACCGCCAGATAGATCATGTTCTCGGCAAGGTTCATGACCAGGCCGTTCGGGCTTGGCACGTTGTCGAGCAGACATTCGAGCTTGCCGCTTGCGGTCAGACGAAACAGCCGGCCGGTTGGATCGTGCAGACCGGTGAGGCCTTGGTCGGTGAAATAGAGATCGCCATTGGCGGCGAAGAACAGGTCGTTGCAGCCCTTGAAGGGCGCAAGGTTGGCGCGCAGCAGATGCGGCTTCACCTTGCCGTTGACGGGATCCATTTCCATGATCCCGTTTTTGTAGTCGGCAATGAAGATACGGCCGTCGCGGTGGAATTTCAGTCCGTTCGGCCAACCGTCATACTCGGCGGCGACATGAAACTGACCATCCGATGCAATCTTGTAAATTCGGCCGTTCGGAAGATCGACGCACCACAGATTGCCATCGCGGTCGAAGGATGGTCCTTCGAGCAGCGAGCGCGCGGGGCTGCCCTTCGGCTGGTAGCGTGCCCATTCGTTGTTCGGGTCGGCTTTGCGAAATTCGTCGGGCAGGCGCGCGAACACGCTGGTGGCGAGGTCCTTGGGAGGATGGAAAAACAAGATCGTATCCCCCTTACGCGGTACGGACCGACAGGGTAGCGTCGCTCTCGCTGGGGCCGATCGGTGTCCGCACCACCAGGAAAACCGTGAGCGCACCAAACGCGAGTAGCGCGCCGGCAACGACGAACGCCATATTGAAGCTGCCGGTCGATTGCACGACATAGCCCGTGACGATTGGCGCCAGAATGCCGAAGATGTTGCCGCCGAGAATGAGCAGACCGGTGGCCCGGCCGGAATCCGCTGGCGTCCGCAGCAGGTCCCCGATCATCGCGATGTTGAGCGCAACCGCCGACGCCACGCCGCCAAGCGCCAGCGTGATCAGCACCAGGATCAGATAGACATTCTCGACCAGCGGCGTCAGCAGGATCACCGAGCCCATCAGCAGCAACAGCGCGCCCAATCGCCTGCGGCCGCCGGCGCGGGCGCTTTCCTCGGTCAAGAGGCTGTCGCTCAGCTTGCCGAGCAGCACCGTAAGGACCACCGCCCCGAGGAACGGCAGCGACATCAGCGCACCGCTCTTGAGCAGCGACATGCCGCGCTCGGTCTGAAGATAGTTCGGCAGCCAGGTCAGGAAGAAATACTGCGTATAGACGGCGCAGCCCTGGGTCACCATCAGGCCCAGCATCGACGACGAACTCAACAGCCCGCGCAGGCCGATCGAATGCCCGTCGGGTGCTGTATTCTTCGCACTGCCGTTACGCTCGCGCAGGATAAAAGCTCGCTCTTCATCGGTAAGCCAGCTCACCTCTTCCGGCTTGCGGAACCAGATCATCCAGGCGAGCAGCCAGACGAAGCCGATGGCGGCGCAGATCAGAAACGTGGTGCGCCAGCCGACCGCGCTGACGAGCCAGGCCAGGACGAGCCCGCCGATCGCCGGCCCGAAATAGGCGCCACCGTTGAAGATGGCCGCGAACAGCGCGCGCTCCTTCAGCGGAATCCATTCACGGATGACGCGGCCTGAGGCCGGATAGGTCGTGGACTCACCGACGCCCATCAGCACGCGCGTCCCGATCAGCATGCCGAAGCCGGTTGCCAATCCCGTCAAGGCGGTCGCGATCGACCAAAGACCGATCCCCGCAGCGTTGACCGTGCGGGTCCCGAGTTTGTCGACAATCATGCCCATCGGAACCAGGCAGACGACGTAAAGCCAAAGGAAGGAAGAAAAGAGATAGCCGAGCTGGACCTTGTCGATACCGAACTCTTGCGCGATGGGCGTACTGGAGACCGACAGCACGATGCGGTCGACGTAGTTGATCGTCGCCAGCAGGAACATGAAAACGAAGATCCAGTAGCGACGATGCCCCATATTCTCCCCCCAATTTTTCGCGCCTACTGCCGAGGCGCTCGATTTCTTGTTGATCAAGCAGTACGTCACGGCCCGCAGGCAGGCAAGCTGCGCGACAGTAAACTGATACTCTCGGGCATGATCAGGCCACAGCGCTGGACTGCGCCGTTCTTCGGCAAAGCAACAACGAGAGCGAGAACCGGATCGCTGTTGCGATCTTTGGAGTAGATCGGGCCTATCCGACGGGAAGCACCAGCCGATCTGGCGCAAGCTCACGGCATGCGGATACGTGTTGGCCGACCGCTACCCCGGTCCGTTTCAAGCGGTGGCGATTTTGAAGCGTCACCCGTTGAAAATACGTTCTGGCCAAGGGTCCAGCTTTGCTGGCGCCGTGATAAAACGGCCACGGCCAAACCGAAGCAATCAGAAGAAGCCGGGACTGAGATCAAGGCCATAGGTCGCAAACAGCAGAGAAACGAACAGGCAGGCGCCACAAAACATCGCGACCAGCTTCAGCACACTGGTCTCGGTTTCGGTATGCGAAGCGCGGTAAAAAGCCTGAACCAGTGCAGTCATGACGACCTCCAAAATCCGCCTCGGCTGAGGCAGGTTGCAGTGTCGCAGGGCGGTATTTCCGGCGGTTTTCGCGCCTCAGGGAAAATGGTTTCGGGATTGTTTCGTCCGGCGCCCGGCGGAACAATCAGCGGCGGGCCGGTAACGCCCCGGATCAAATCGCCAGGCGTGCGTGATAAGGCCGCGAGACGGCACCTACCGGGCGGTTGAAGCGTTGATGAGCAGCGCGCGACGCCACGGTTCCGCGCCCGTCCGAGACGATGGAGCGGCCAGATGTCGAGAAATGAAAGAGTCATTCGATTGGCTGCACTGGCGCTTGGCCTAGCGCTTACGCACAGCGGGGCGTTTGCGGCTGAACCGTCGAAGAATGCGTATCCCGGGGCATTCGACCGACCTCCCGTCAACGAGGAGCCCGCGCTGACAAAGGACGAACAATCGAAGCTCAAGGACGATCTGACCAAAGCACGCGATCGCCAAAACTCTCAAGTGAAAACCAAGGAAGCCACGCCGGCGCTCAAAACGAAAAGCCCTAGCGGCAAATAACTGGCGACGGAACCCGCGCTAACCGGGAATTAATCTCATAAGCCCATAATCCAGAAGAGTTCAGTGTGTAACGCGTAAGGAGCCGTCGTGTGGACGATCCCGCGGCGGCTTCATTTTTTTAAGAGGTTGCAGTGACCAGTACATCGGAATCCCAGAGCCAAACCCAGCAGCTCAAGTCCGCAACCCGCAGCACGTCATCCGCCCGAAAGTCGATCCTGGCACTGTCGGTGTTCGCTGTAGGCCTGAATGCCGCGGCGGCCGTCTATACGAAGTCGCCCGCCGACTTTGCCCTGCCTGATGTCAGCAGGTTAGCTGCACTGATTCCGTTGCCGCAAGAGAAGGCTGTCACTCCAGTTCCGGAGCCGGTTGTGGCCGCGTTGAAGGACGTTCAGTCAGTTCAGCAGCAACACGCTGCCTCGCTGCAAGAGAGCAACGCGCTATCGCAACAAAACGCGGCCCTGCTTGAGCAGGACTCCACCCTGCTCGTGTCTCTGAGACAGAGCCTGTCGGAAGAGCAGTCGGATGTGAAGAAGATATCGGGTCAACTTTCGACGCTGATAGCGAAAGTCGACTCTCTGCAAAACGCAATTGCACCGGAGTTCACCTCTTCCATTCCGAAAGGACGCGCTCGCAACCGTCTATCGGGCCTGGCACGCAAGAGGGTCGCCAAGCCACTAAAGCCGGCTGGACCAATTTCGGTTGGAGGCGCTCCGCTGACCGCAGCGCCCGCGCAAGTCTGGACCCCCGCGCAGAGCCCGGAAGGCTAAAGCTGTAGGGAAGAACACCGGGCGCCGATCGAAATGATTGGTCGGGGCAGCTGGATTCGAACCAACGACCTGCAGTACCCAAAACTGCCGCGCTACCAGGCTGCGCTATACCCCGA comes from the Bradyrhizobium erythrophlei genome and includes:
- a CDS encoding MFS transporter, encoding MGHRRYWIFVFMFLLATINYVDRIVLSVSSTPIAQEFGIDKVQLGYLFSSFLWLYVVCLVPMGMIVDKLGTRTVNAAGIGLWSIATALTGLATGFGMLIGTRVLMGVGESTTYPASGRVIREWIPLKERALFAAIFNGGAYFGPAIGGLVLAWLVSAVGWRTTFLICAAIGFVWLLAWMIWFRKPEEVSWLTDEERAFILRERNGSAKNTAPDGHSIGLRGLLSSSSMLGLMVTQGCAVYTQYFFLTWLPNYLQTERGMSLLKSGALMSLPFLGAVVLTVLLGKLSDSLLTEESARAGGRRRLGALLLLMGSVILLTPLVENVYLILVLITLALGGVASAVALNIAMIGDLLRTPADSGRATGLLILGGNIFGILAPIVTGYVVQSTGSFNMAFVVAGALLAFGALTVFLVVRTPIGPSESDATLSVRTA
- a CDS encoding ABC transporter substrate-binding protein yields the protein MRGIERIGIILASLLLAASPLPVKAQENIRIGVLLPLTGPLAKNGLENWEAMQIARDMINERGGVQGRKIEYLQGDANTPNAAISETERLITKDGIKITTGSFASPIAIAVSQAAERHGVFHWETTGAAEVITRRGFKHTFQVGAPARKYGQAAVDFILNDLAKRLNKPVDALKIALLWENRAFGKSVGDGIRAYTQSKGVKLAYDEGYDQTATDMTPIVQKLKDVAPDIVIAISFPNDAILFQRKAKELDFNVAAFIGVSAGYSSPDLRDSIGDAVVGICVADFPPKVNAAVLTPETKKVAEEFYKRYEAKLKRPPAGHAAAGFSAVWALFTEVLPKAKTFEPDELREVALKLDLPEGSLVNGSGVKFTNFDWADDPKDAGQNLRASIGVWQWTKAGNEEVYPPELATQPPAMVPLPDWSKR
- a CDS encoding LysR family transcriptional regulator, whose protein sequence is MDQRKIRYFFSVIEHGNLSSAAQSLRVSQPTLSRQIQAIEHEFQTPLFVRGGRGMLLTEAGRQLHEGLQSIERQLRLLKTDVAAVSVEPSGEVAFGIPPSPRGLIAVPLVKQYHRSYARIAIRLVEETSGQLRDLVANGVLDLAITNTTEPSHGTVSQILGRERLVLVGPTDAKLSMRKDTHIGKLGDLPLILTMRPNSLRLMVEDRLGVHGLTANVRVEANTLPLTTDLVIAGLGYTVLPMCGVGDLLKQGRVSASPVSDLFVTWLVARPKSRPLGVAAERFHDILCEFSRKLIAKGVWQEV
- a CDS encoding branched-chain amino acid ABC transporter permease — encoded protein: MTVATARRGVLKQISALPQRGRISWSEIILLVSCIAWVALGIAPTLQDVVVLSFLFAGLALAWNIAGGCAGLISFGHAAFFGIGAYTSTFLFLNYNVTPWLGIFAGAIAAAVAGAVLSLICARLKGPFFILSSLAFAEVVRIIALNWSSVTGGAEGLSIPPVPDLANMVLGSKAAYEALMLVYLLAAYVITRWLEASRFGFYLFAVRDNDEAAAAAGINPLMVRSAAMALSAALTGAGGTLFAQYFLYLDPTYVISPELSFQFALLPAVGGLGTAIGPIFGSFLITPLSELLRANLGNAAAGLHLVIYSVGLIVVMLYFPSGIAGALDKLKSRGPQP
- a CDS encoding branched-chain amino acid ABC transporter permease gives rise to the protein MNTIGQLVISGLLIGSVYALMSIGLTLIFGVLRVVNFAHGEFLMIAMYGAWAFSRLLGLNPYFAAIAVVPAMFLFGALVYRLVIGSALAKPHLVVVFATMGLSIFLQNIALMAMTADLRDVPPIFARSISIGGIYIKGELLLGFIVTLLCTVILQWVIKRTFLGKAIRATVQDGEAAKLMGIAVPKIFLITFAAGSALVGLAACVMLPLFSVFPTVGLNFVLIAFVIVVLGGMGSIEGALLGGFCVGVVQSVSSYYVAPAFGQLFFFLLFLLVMIFRPNGLFGQKGAATLGMNE
- a CDS encoding SMP-30/gluconolactonase/LRE family protein, with protein sequence MLFFHPPKDLATSVFARLPDEFRKADPNNEWARYQPKGSPARSLLEGPSFDRDGNLWCVDLPNGRIYKIASDGQFHVAAEYDGWPNGLKFHRDGRIFIADYKNGIMEMDPVNGKVKPHLLRANLAPFKGCNDLFFAANGDLYFTDQGLTGLHDPTGRLFRLTASGKLECLLDNVPSPNGLVMNLAENMIYLAVTRGNCVWRVPLNPDGGVAKVGVYIQLSGGWGGPDGLALDAEGRLFIAHVGMAAVWAVDALGEPVYRIRSCAEPHTTNMAFGGADNKTLFITESGSGSILKAQLDVPGKPMFSHL